The Streptomyces sp. M92 nucleotide sequence TCGCGGCGCCCGTCGACGAGGATCACGTCGGCGCCGGGGGTGTCGACAAGCGCGGGGCCCTCCGCGGGCGCGACGCGGACGTTGTGCAGCAGCAGGCCGAGGGCGGGAAGCACCTCCGTCGACGGCTGGAGGGCGTTGGTCAGGAGCAGCAGAGAACTCATCGCGCCCCACCTGCCTGGGTCGTCCTGTGGTCGTGCTGGTCGTGCCCGGTTCGCTCGCCCATAACGTCTGGTTCCTCCTGGGTCCCTGCGAGGACGTTTGCGGCACTGCTTCGTACGGTTGTGCGGGTGGCGGGTCCCGTGCCCGTGGGACCTGCCGCGCGTCCGGGAGGTGAACGCCCGGCGGCCGTTCGGCGACCGCTCCGCGTCGCTCCCGAAAGCACAAAAGGACCCGGGGGCTACGTTGCCCGAGTCCTCTGCCCAGCAGAATAGCCGACATGAGCAACCGACCGGCAGGTCATGTGGCGCGTTCCACCATTCGTCCGAATGCCGAGACGCCGGGTGGAACGAAACGCCGCACGCCCGCACGCACCTTCCTCCGCACGTCCGACGGGGTGCGGATCGACGCCGTGTACGAGCCCGGCGCGACCGCCCACGGCGCCTCTGACCTGGTGTTCGTCGTCGCCCACGGCTTCACCGGCGACGCGGACCGCCCGCACGTGCGCCGCATCGCGGAGGTGTTCGCGCGCGACGGTGCCGTCGTCACGTTCTCCTTCCGCGGGCACGGTGCCTCCGGCGGCCGGTCCACCGTCGGCGACCGCGAGGTGCTGGACCTGGCGGCCGCGGTCACCTGGGCGCGCGGCTTCGGGCACGCCCGCGTGGTGACCGTCGGCTTCTCCATGGGCGGCTCGGTGGTGCTGCGGCACGCCGCGCTGTACGGCGATGACAGCGATGCGCGCACGGACGCCGTCGTGTCGGTGAGCTCCCCCGCCCGCTGGTACTACCGGGGCACGGCACCCATGCGCCGGCTGCACTGGCTGGTGATGCGTCCCGCCGGGCGCCTGGTGGGCCGCTACGGCATGCGCACCCGAATCCACCACCGGGACTGGGACCCGGTGCCGCTGTCGCCGGTGGAGGCGGTGCCCCGGATCGCGCCCAGGCCGCTGCTCGTCGTGCACGGCGACCGGGACGGTTACTTCCCCCTCGACCACCCCCGGATGCTGGCCGAGGCGGCCGGTGACCACGGGGAACTCTGGGTGGAGCCCGGCATGGGCCACGCCGAGCACGCGTCCGGCGAGGAACTGCTGCGCCGCATCGGCGACTGGGCGGTGGCGCGGGCGGGCTAGCCTGACATGGTTCACCGCCGAACGGCACCCGACGCCGATCGGCACCGGCGACGAAGGATCCAGATGGCAAAGGTCACGGTGCGCTACTGGGCCGCCGCGAAGGCCGCGGCGGGGGTGGCCGAGGAGGCGTACGACGCGGCCACGCTCGCGGACGCGCTCGGGGCGGTGCGCGAGCGGCACCCCGGCGAACTGACGCGCGTGCTGCTGCGCTGCTCGTTCCTCGTCGACGGCGACCCCGTGGGAACGCGCGAGCACGAGACGGTACGGCTGGCCGAGGGCGGCACGGTCGAGGTCCTCCCGCCGTTCGCGGGAGGGTGAGCATGACCGACCAGCCGCATCAGCCGTACGGGCAGAACCAGCCGTACGAGGGATACGACGGATACAACGGATACGACGGATACGACGCCCAGGCGTGGCCGTCCGGGCAGCAGGCGTATCAGGGCACCCAGGACCAGCAGGGGCACCAGAACGGGTACGAGGGCCTGGACGCCGCCCAGTACACCCAGCAGTGGCAGGGGCAGACCTGGGAGACCCAGGTGCAGCCGCCGGTCTCCGTGGAGGAGACGGCGTACCTCCCGCCGCAGCAGCCGCAGCAGCCGCAGCAGCCGCAGCAGCCGCAGCAGCCGCAGCAGCCGTACCAGGCGCACGCGCAGACGTACGGCTACTACCCCGAGCCGCAGCCGCAGCCGCAGCCGCAACCCCAGCCGGCCGCTCCCGCCCCGGCCGCACCCGCCGCCGCGCCCCCCGCCTCCGCCGACGAGCCCGGCTACGGCCCCGCGACCCTCGCCGGGAACACGCGGATAACGGACGCCCAGCGTGCCCGTGCCGAGGGGCGCTCGCCGATCATCGACCCCGGCATGCAGCCGGCGGGACTCACCGCGCTGCTCGGTCTGCTGCTGGCCGGCGGGGCGGCGCTCGGCACGTACGCGCTACTCGTCCCGCTCGTCGTCCTCCAGGCGGTCACCGCGGCCGGCTGGTTCCGGCTGAACGGCATGTGGCCCGCCCGGCAGGGCATCGCCCTGGGCTTCGCCGCCGCGCTCGCCGCCGACGCGGCGATGCTGGTGTCCGACCGCTCCCCGGCGGCGATCATCGGCACCCTCGGGGTGTGGGTGCTGCTCTCCCTCGTGCTGCAACTGCGCTCGCACGCCGACCCGGACGAGCGGATGTACGGCCTGATGGCGACCATCGTCGCGGCGGCCCTGGCCGTGGTCGCGGGCGGGTACCTGGCCGCCGGCGCGGATGCCGTGACGGTCGGCGCGATCGCGGTGGCCGTCGCCGCCGTGGCGCGGGCCCTGCCGCTGCCGACCGCGGCCTCCATGGTCGTGGCGCTGCTCGCGGCGGCCGGGGCGGGGATCGCGGCCGGCGCGATGACGGACTTCGGATCGTCGGGGGCGCTGCTCGGCGCGGGCGCCGCGGTGTGCGCGCTGATCGGCCACCGGGTGGCGGCGTACGACTACCCGTCCCGTTTCGTCCACTTCACGGCGGGCGTGGCCCTGCCGCTGGCGGCCGCCGCGCCGGCCGTCTACCTGCTGGGCCGGGCGCTCGGCTGAAACCGGCCGCCTGTCACAGGTGATCGACAAAATTCCGGTGGCCCTTGTCCGGCGCGTTACTCTCGCGCTGGACGGCCGCCGGTCGTCGGAGACCGCCGTCGTCGACCGCCCGAGGTGGGGGAACACCGCATGCGTGCACTGCGAATACTGTTGATCGTCGTTGTGATATTGGGCGGTCTCTTCGTGATCGCGGACCGGGTGGCGGTCAACTTCGCCGAGGGCGAGGCGGCGGACCAGCTGAAGAGCACCGAGAACCTGGCCTCGACGCCCGACGTCTCCATCAACGGCTTCCCCTTCCTCACCCAGGTCGTCGGCGGCGAACTGGACGACGTCGAGATCGGCATCGACGGCTACGAGGCGTCCACCGGCGACGGCGCCGAGAAGATCCGCATCGACCACCTGCGCGCGAACATGAAGGGCGTCGGCTTCTCCAGCGACTTCAGCTCCGCCACCGCGGCCACCGCCACCGGCACCGCGACCATCGCCTACGACGAGCTGATGAAGGCCGCCAAGTCCGAGCCCACCACCGTCGCGCCGGGCGTCACCGCGAAGGTCGTCGGCCTCTCCGACGGCGGCAACGGCAAGATCAAGGTCTCCCTCCAGGCCACGGCGTTCGGCGTCGAACTGCCCGAGCCGGTCGACGTCCTCAGCTCGGTCACGGTCAAGGACAACAACGTCGAGGTCGTCGCCGACGGCCTGCCGGAGATCGGCGGCAAGGAGCTGGCCGAGTCCCGCATCCGGGCCATCACCGACTTCCAGCAGACCATCGACGAGCTGCCCGGCGGCGTCCAGCTGGACAAGGTCGAGGCGGCGAAGGACGGCGTCGAGATCACGGTGAAGGGTTCGGACGTCAGGCTGGCCGGGTAGGACGGCGCCGGGGCGTCCGACTGGCGAGACGTGGCCGTCCGCAGCGTAGATGGGTGGCGGGCGCATCCGGTCGAGGGAGGCGCGCGGGGGTGCCCGGTAGGAGTGTGTATCCCATATGACGGACAATGATGTCTCATAATTCGACACGCCGGTGACACGCCCCGCCGTCCGTCCCTACGATCGGGCCTATGAAGCGACAGGCGGATCTCACGAAGCGGCGGGCAGTCGACCTGTGCCGTGTCGCCGCCATGCTCTGTCGCACCGTCTGAGCGGACGGCGACGCCGCCGTCCGTGTCCCCTCACCTCGCCCTGCCCTGGGCACCCGCGCGCCGCCCACCGGCCCGAGCGCGCGCACCCTCTCACCGCACGCCCCGCCGCACCTGCCCCGGAGGAGAAATCATGAGCCGCAGCGACGTCCTGGTCGACGCCGACTGGCTGCAGGACCACCTGGACGACCCGACCATCGCGATCGTCGAGGTGGACGAGGACACGTCCGCGTACGACAAGAACCACATCAAGAACGCGATCCGGATCGACTGGACCCAGGACCTCCAGGACCCGGTTCGCCGCGACTTCGTCGACCAGGAGGGCTTCGAGAAGCTCCTGTCGAAGAAGGGCATCTCCAACGACCACACCGTGGTCCTCTACGGCGGCAACAACAACTGGTTCGCGTCCTACGCCTACTGGTACTTCAAGCTGTACGGCCACGACAGCGTCAAGCTCCTCGACGGCGGCCGCAAGAAGTGGGAGCTGGACGCCCGCGAGCTGGTCGACGGCACCGACGTGCCCGAGCGCCCGGCCACCGACTACAAGGCCAAGCCGCAGGACACCTCGATCCGTGCCTTCCGCGACGACGTCGTCAAGGCGATCGGCGCGCAGAACCTGGTCGACGTCCGCTCGCCCGACGAGTTCTCCGGCAAGCTGCTCGCCCCGGCCCACCTCCCGCAGGAGCAGTCGCAGCGTCCGGGCCACGTCCCGTCCGCCCGCAACATCCCGTGGTCGAAGAACGCCAACGACGACGGCACCTTCAAGTCGGACGACGAGCTCAAGCAGCTCTACACCGACGAGCAGGTCGACCTGGCGAAGGACACCATCGCCTACTGCCGCATCGGTGAGCGCTCGGCCCTGACCTGGTTCGTGCTGCACGAGCTGCTGGGCGTGGAGAACGTCAAGAACTACGACGGCTCCTGGACCGAGTACGGCTCCCTGGTCGGCGTGCCGATCGAGCTCGGCGCCAACAAGTAAGCCCGCCCCCTCTCAACCCCTCAGGAGTACGACATGTGCGGAGCGAAGGCCGGCGGCCCCGACGCCTCGACGATCAAGCCCGGTGAGACCACCATCCAGGGCCAGGTGACCCGCGACGGCGAGCCGGTGACGGGCTACGTCCGTCTGCTGGACGCCACCGGCGAGTTCACGGCGGAGGTCCCGACCTCCGCGACGGGCCAGTTCCGCTTCTACGCGGCCGAGGGCACCTGGACCGTCCGCGCGCTCGTGCCGGGCGGCAGCAGCGCCGACCGCACGGTCGTCGCCCAGCAGGGCGGGCTCGCGGAGGTCGCGATCGCCGTCTGACGGCGACGGCGACGGTGACGGCGAGGGGCCGCACCCCACGGGTTGGACACCCGGGGTGCGGCCCCTCGGCATGTCCGGGGACCGGGTTGCGGACCTACCCTGGACCTATGTACGCGCGGCGGCGGCACCGCTACTTCGTGATGATGGGCATCTGCATCGCGCTGTTCGTCCTGGCCTGGGGCGTCGTCCGGCTCTGGTCGGTCCCCGCGGCCGTCGCCATGTGCGTGGTCGCCATGGTCATCCCGCCGCTCGCCGCCGTCGTCGCCAACCGTCGCGGCCCCGACGACCGCTGGTGGGACGACCCGTCCGGCGACCCGCAGTCCGACGAGTGGTGGGCCGAACTGGACGGCAAGAAGGGGCGCCACTAGCCACCCTCCCCCACCGCCCCCCGTCATTTACATCTGGTCCAGCCCCCCGACGAGTCCTCCCAGGCAGCGCACCGCCAGCTCGGCCGGTGAACCGGGGCCCTCGGGCCCCGCCTCCGTGCCGGCCCACGTCTCCATGGCGATCCGGATGGCGTCGGTGGCCGCGGCCGCCAGCAGCCGTACCTCCAGCGGGTCGGCGGCGCCGTCCGTCAGGCGCGCGACGACCGGGACCAGCCGCTCCTCCGACTCCTGGTTCACGCGGTACCACACGGCGCGCAGCGCCGGATCGTCCTGCGCGGCCCGCAGCAGCCCGCGCGTGCGCAGCATCGCCTCGGCGGCCCGGTCGTCCGGGACCGCCAGCGCCTCCTCGACCGCGGTGCGCAGCGCAGGACCGAGCGGGGTGCCCGGCTCCGTGTCGGCGAGCAGCCCACGCCAGCGGTCGGCGCCGACCGTCAGCAGCGGACCGACCGCGTCCTGCTTGGAGCGGAAGTACCGGTAGAAGGTGCGCAGCGCGACCCCGGCGCGCCGGGCGATCTCCTCGGCCGTCGTGGCGTGCGGGCCCTGGGTGGCGAACAGCTCGGCCGCCGCGTGCGCGATGTCGAGCTGGGTGGCGGCCTTGCGGCGCTCGGTCAGGGACGGGGTCGGCGGCTCGGTGCTCACCCCAGAAGCGTACGACCCGCGACCACTCGGCGGCATGCCGTGACGTAGTGGCAAACCGTGTCACCTAGGCGTACCGTGAAGTGGAATCCGGGCGCCGCAGGAAGAGAGCGGGCGCCGCAAGGGACCGGCCGGCGGACAACGCCGACCCGGCTTGGAGCACACATGAACCACCTGAACCCCCTGACCCCCCTGAACCGCTACGAAGGCCGCCGCGCCCTGGTCACCGGCGCCGGCTCGGGCATAGGCCAGGCCACCGCGCTGCGGCTGCTGGCGGAGGGCGGCACCGTCGTGGCCGCGGACGTCAGCGAGAAGGGTCTGAAGGACACCTTCGAGAAGGCGGCCGCTCACGGTCACACGGACCGCCTCACCACCGGCGTCGTCGACATCGCCGACGAGACCTCCGTGCGCGAGGGCGTCAAGGCCGCGACGGACGCCCTCGGCGGACTGGACGTCCTCGTCAACGCCGCCGGCATCCTGCGCTCCTCGCACACCGAGGAGACCAGCCTCGCGGACTTCACCCGCGTCCTGACGGTGAACCTCGTCGGCACCTTCCTGGTGATCCGCGAGGCGATCCCGGCGCTCCTGGCGGGCCGGGACGCGGCCGTGGTCAACTTCAGCTCCACCTCGGCGGCGTTCGCCCACCCGTACATGGCGGCCTACGCGGCGAGCAAGGGCGGCATCCAGTCCATGACCCACGCCCTGGCCGGCGAGTACGCGGGCCGCGGCATCCGCTTCACCGCCGTGCAGCCGGGGTCCATCTCCTCCGGCATGACGGACGGCAGCGGGGCCAGCGGCCAGAGCGCCGGTCCCGGGCTGCCCGCGGACGCCGACATGAGCCTCTTCGCGAAGCTGTCGCCCGCCCTCGGCCGGGGCTTCGCCGGCCCGGAGACCGTGGCGTCCGTGGTCGCGATGCTCGGCTCCGAGGACGGCCGGTTCATCACCGGCACCGAGATCCGGGTCGACGGCGGCACCCACTTCTGACCTGCCCGCCCCTGGAAGGAGCCCGACATGCACGACCTGACCGGCAAGAACCTGATCATCACCGGCGGCGCCCGGGGCCTGGGCGCGGAGGCCGCCCGCCAGGCGGTCGCCGCCGGCGCGCACGTCCTGATCACCGACGTCCTGGACGACGAGGGCGAGGCCACCGCCCGCGAACTCGGCGACCGGGCCCGCTTCCTGCACCACGACGTGACCTCGGAGGAGGACTGGCGCCGCGCCGCCGACCTCGCGGTCGACGCGTTCGGCTCGCTGCACGGCCTGGTGAACAACGCCGGCATCTCGACCGGCACCCTGCTGGAGGCGGAGTCCGTCGAGCACTTCCGCAAGGTGCTCGACATCAACCTCACGGGCGTCTTCATCGGCATGAAGACCGTGATCCCCGCGCTGAAGGAGGCCGGCGGCGGCTCGATCGTCAACGTCTCGTCCGCCGCGGGCCTGATGGGCCTCGCCCTCACGGCGGGCTACGGCGCCTCCAAATGGGGCGTGCGCGGGCTGACGAAGATCGGCGCCGTGGAACTGGGCACCGCCCGCATCCGCGTCAACTCCGTCCACCCGGGGATGACGTACACCCCGATGACCGTGGCCGTCGGTATCGAGCGCGGCGAGGGCAACTACCCCAACACGCCCATGGGCCGGGTGGGCGAGGCCCACGAGATCGCCGGCGCGGTCGTCTTCCTGCTCTCGGACGCCGCGTCCTACGTCACCGGCGCGGAACTGGCGGTGGACGGCGGCTGGACCACCGGCCCGACGGTGGCGTACGTCATGGGGAAGTGAGCGTCAGTCTCAAGACTGCCGCAGACGCGGCCACCGGGTTCACCATGGCCGAATCGTGATCAACTTCGCCGCAACCCCGGACGTCGGCGGTGGGTCTCCTGGGTGCGCGTATACGGAACGCGCGCTTCACATTCTGTGGGGGGACGTCATGGAAGAGGAACCAGGGAGACCCGCGGCACCCGCCGAGCCGACGACGCCGGACGACGGCACGCCACCGGTCGAGTCCGTGGTGGACGCGGGCCACACGTCGCCGGAGAGGGCGACAGCCGACGAGCAGGATCGCGAGCCGCCGGACGGGCCGGTGGCGCCGGACGAGGACGCGCCGCCGGCCGGTGGCCCTTCCGCGCCCGTCGAGGAGCCCGTACGCCCCCGGAGGCGCGGGCGTACGGCACTGCTCATCGGTGTCGCCACCGTGTTGGGACTGGTCGCCGGAACCTGCGCCGGAGTGCTCGTGCAGGCGGACCGGAAGCCGACGAAGCTGCCGCCGCTGTCGCAGGCCGCGCTCGCACCCAGCACCGGGAAGGCGCCGAAGCCGCTGCCCGCCGACCAGGACCGCCAGGTGCGCACCGAGGGCGACCTGCGTGACCTGCTGCTGGAGAAGCCGCGCGGGGCGGAGGAGTTCGACTGGCTGAAGGGCTCCGAGGGCTGGATGGACCTGGCGGGCTACGCCGGGACCTTCGGGTATCCGCAGCGTGCGTACGAGAACCTGCTCCGCAACGAGTTCCGCCGGGCCGCCGTCACCGGCTGGGAGGTCGGCGAGACGTACTCCGTGGAGATCCGGCTGATCCAGTACCGGCAGGAAGAGGTCCTCGGCGCCACCGAGGCCAACGAGAAGAACCAGTACTTCGCTACCGACCTGGCGGACGAGTACTTCGTGCCCGGCGACGGCCTCCGCGTCGGCGATTGGAGCATCCCGGGCACAGGGGACGGCCGCGTGTTCGTCAACGATGAGCCTGTCCCCGGCCTCGACAGCTCGGAGTTCCCCTACCGGGCGGAAGCGCACGCCCGGCGAGGCGACATCGCCATGGAGATCTGGGTGAGCGGTGCCGAGCCGATCGACAAGAAGATGATCCTGGACCTGGCCGAGCAGCAGATGGAGCGGCTGTGAACGAGAACCGGAACGACGCCCCGTCCACGGCCGAGCCCACCGAACCGCCCTCTCCCGCCCCCGGACGCCGAGGCCGCCGCCGGATCGCCGCCGTCACCGGAGCACTCCTGCTGACCGGTGCCGTCGTCGGAGCCGTCGCGTACACCGCCGTGGCCGTCGCGGACGCCGACCGCGATCCGGGCGTCCCTTCCTGGGCGCGTCCCCAGCCCACCGAGGACCGGACGGCGGCCGCGGCCGAGCCGGGCAGTCTGGCCTGGACCCTCGTGCCGTACCGGCCCCACAACTGGCGGCGCGGCCCCGACCTGGGCGAGTTCGGCTCGGACGCCGTGCTGAACGGAGACCGGACGGCCGCCCTGTTCAAGGAGTCGCTGGCCGGGCTGCCCCGGACCGAGCGCAAAGAGCTGGAGAAGGAGATCGACCGCCGGCGCGTCAAGGAGATGGCGATGCGCAGCTACGCCTTCACCATGGAGGAGGACGCCAGCCGTATGGCGGGCGCCGCCACCATGACGATCGTCCTGGCCCGGATGGAGGACCAGGCCGCGGCCAGTTCCGTGACGACGGGCCGGAACGAGCTTCTGGACGCCCTCGACATCTTCCGCGAGGGCCCCGAGATCGAGGGCTACGAGAACGCCGCCTGCTATCGCTCGCCTTCCGGCTCCGGCGACGACGAGGAACTCGACGCGATGTTCTGCTCCGCCTCCACCGGAGACATCGCGGTCGTCGCCACCGCCGAAGGAGTGCAGCCGTTCGACGCCGACGGTGTCGCCGCGCTGTTGAAGGACCAGTTGGACCGCATAGTCGAACCCGGGGAGTCCGTGTGACCGAGCAGATCACCCCGTCGGCCCCCGCCCCGTCGGCCCCCACCCCGTCGGCCCCCGCCCTGCCGCCCCTGCCGGACGCCCCGCCGCCCGGCGCTCCGACTCCGTCGGGCAAGGACCGCCGCGTCCTGCGCGCCGTGCTCCGCTGGACCGCCGCCGTCGCCGTCTTCGCGGCGGTCGGATCGGCCACGGCGTACGGCGTCACGCGGATGGACCGGACGGACGTGCCGGGGCTCGCGACCGCGTCGGACGGGCGCTGGAAGTACCCGACACTCACCGCGGCGCCGCTGCCGTCCGGCAGCCCGGGGCCGTTCGCCGAGGGGAACGCGGCCGGTGCCCACTACGCCGATCTGCGGGACCTGGTCCTGCCGGCGCCCGACGGGGCGACAGCTGACCCGGCTCTGCGCGGCACGGACGGCTGGCTGGCGACGGAGACCTTCCTCGCGGAGTACGGGGAGGAGTCCGACCGTGAGGCACTGCGGCTGAAGATCGTCGACGCGGGGCTGCGTCACATCGCCGCCCGTGGCTGGACCACCGAGGACGGGACGCACACGCGGATCTACCTGCTCCAGTTCGGTACGGCGGCCGTCGTGGACGACCTGCACACCATGCAGCTGGCGCCGTACGACAGCCCGGTCTACGCCGTGCGGGGCGCGGAGACGGTGGAACCCGACGAGGACTTCCCGGAGGCCGCCGAGTCCGACGACGTACTCACCGCCGTCTTCACCGAACCTGAGCCGTACGGCGACGAACAGGTCCGCGAGGCCTACCTCGGGGCCGGCGACGTCCTGGCGGTGGTGGTGCAGAGCCGCGCGGGCGGGGCGGCGGAGGTGCCCTTCCAGCAGACCGTGGCCCTGCAGACCCGACTGCTTCTCTGAGAAGCACGAACACTTCGCCCTCCAGTGTCCTCGGGGCGCTCGAATGAGCGGTTGGAGGACACTCGGGTGCTGGGTGTTCGCGCTTTTTGGGGAGGGGGTCAGTAGACGAGGGCCTGGGTGTCGTCGGCCAGTGCCTCCTGGACGAAGACCTGGGCGCCGGCGATCCGCACGCCCTCGATGACGTCCTTCTCGGTCAGGTCGCGCCGGGCCGCGCACTGGGTGCACAGCGTCACCCGGCCACCGGCCAGGAGGGAGTCGAGCAGGTCGGGCAGCGGCGCGGCGTGCGGCAGCTCGAACTCGGCCGCGCGCCCCGGCACCGCGAACCAGGCGGACTCCCCGGTCAGCCACAGGGACACGTCGACCCCGCTGGCCACGGCCACCGCCGCCACCGTGAACGCCTGCGAGCAGCGCTCGGGGGCATCGGCCCCCGCTGTCACCTTGATCACGAGCTTCTTCGCCATGCCGGAAGCGTAGCCCTCGCGGGC carries:
- a CDS encoding sulfurtransferase, giving the protein MSRSDVLVDADWLQDHLDDPTIAIVEVDEDTSAYDKNHIKNAIRIDWTQDLQDPVRRDFVDQEGFEKLLSKKGISNDHTVVLYGGNNNWFASYAYWYFKLYGHDSVKLLDGGRKKWELDARELVDGTDVPERPATDYKAKPQDTSIRAFRDDVVKAIGAQNLVDVRSPDEFSGKLLAPAHLPQEQSQRPGHVPSARNIPWSKNANDDGTFKSDDELKQLYTDEQVDLAKDTIAYCRIGERSALTWFVLHELLGVENVKNYDGSWTEYGSLVGVPIELGANK
- a CDS encoding SDR family NAD(P)-dependent oxidoreductase, encoding MNHLNPLTPLNRYEGRRALVTGAGSGIGQATALRLLAEGGTVVAADVSEKGLKDTFEKAAAHGHTDRLTTGVVDIADETSVREGVKAATDALGGLDVLVNAAGILRSSHTEETSLADFTRVLTVNLVGTFLVIREAIPALLAGRDAAVVNFSSTSAAFAHPYMAAYAASKGGIQSMTHALAGEYAGRGIRFTAVQPGSISSGMTDGSGASGQSAGPGLPADADMSLFAKLSPALGRGFAGPETVASVVAMLGSEDGRFITGTEIRVDGGTHF
- a CDS encoding DUF1416 domain-containing protein; translation: MCGAKAGGPDASTIKPGETTIQGQVTRDGEPVTGYVRLLDATGEFTAEVPTSATGQFRFYAAEGTWTVRALVPGGSSADRTVVAQQGGLAEVAIAV
- a CDS encoding DsrE family protein, whose translation is MAKKLVIKVTAGADAPERCSQAFTVAAVAVASGVDVSLWLTGESAWFAVPGRAAEFELPHAAPLPDLLDSLLAGGRVTLCTQCAARRDLTEKDVIEGVRIAGAQVFVQEALADDTQALVY
- a CDS encoding LmeA family phospholipid-binding protein, translated to MRALRILLIVVVILGGLFVIADRVAVNFAEGEAADQLKSTENLASTPDVSINGFPFLTQVVGGELDDVEIGIDGYEASTGDGAEKIRIDHLRANMKGVGFSSDFSSATAATATGTATIAYDELMKAAKSEPTTVAPGVTAKVVGLSDGGNGKIKVSLQATAFGVELPEPVDVLSSVTVKDNNVEVVADGLPEIGGKELAESRIRAITDFQQTIDELPGGVQLDKVEAAKDGVEITVKGSDVRLAG
- a CDS encoding alpha/beta hydrolase codes for the protein MSNRPAGHVARSTIRPNAETPGGTKRRTPARTFLRTSDGVRIDAVYEPGATAHGASDLVFVVAHGFTGDADRPHVRRIAEVFARDGAVVTFSFRGHGASGGRSTVGDREVLDLAAAVTWARGFGHARVVTVGFSMGGSVVLRHAALYGDDSDARTDAVVSVSSPARWYYRGTAPMRRLHWLVMRPAGRLVGRYGMRTRIHHRDWDPVPLSPVEAVPRIAPRPLLVVHGDRDGYFPLDHPRMLAEAAGDHGELWVEPGMGHAEHASGEELLRRIGDWAVARAG
- a CDS encoding putative leader peptide encodes the protein MKRQADLTKRRAVDLCRVAAMLCRTV
- a CDS encoding glucose 1-dehydrogenase translates to MHDLTGKNLIITGGARGLGAEAARQAVAAGAHVLITDVLDDEGEATARELGDRARFLHHDVTSEEDWRRAADLAVDAFGSLHGLVNNAGISTGTLLEAESVEHFRKVLDINLTGVFIGMKTVIPALKEAGGGSIVNVSSAAGLMGLALTAGYGASKWGVRGLTKIGAVELGTARIRVNSVHPGMTYTPMTVAVGIERGEGNYPNTPMGRVGEAHEIAGAVVFLLSDAASYVTGAELAVDGGWTTGPTVAYVMGK
- a CDS encoding MoaD/ThiS family protein, which gives rise to MAKVTVRYWAAAKAAAGVAEEAYDAATLADALGAVRERHPGELTRVLLRCSFLVDGDPVGTREHETVRLAEGGTVEVLPPFAGG
- a CDS encoding TetR family transcriptional regulator is translated as MSTEPPTPSLTERRKAATQLDIAHAAAELFATQGPHATTAEEIARRAGVALRTFYRYFRSKQDAVGPLLTVGADRWRGLLADTEPGTPLGPALRTAVEEALAVPDDRAAEAMLRTRGLLRAAQDDPALRAVWYRVNQESEERLVPVVARLTDGAADPLEVRLLAAAATDAIRIAMETWAGTEAGPEGPGSPAELAVRCLGGLVGGLDQM
- a CDS encoding DUF3099 domain-containing protein, with product MYARRRHRYFVMMGICIALFVLAWGVVRLWSVPAAVAMCVVAMVIPPLAAVVANRRGPDDRWWDDPSGDPQSDEWWAELDGKKGRH